Proteins found in one uncultured Desulfuromonas sp. genomic segment:
- a CDS encoding glycosyl hydrolase 108 family protein: MITPVFERIAAYTLQFEGGYTFDPADPGGETKYGISKRSYPDLDIKNLTIEDAVRIYYRDYYHLPRINRIADQSSAHDLAAKTFDLAVNTGQRRAIKLLQRAINQVCGGDVKAVRRNKWRQAMARLFQRGPLAVDGIIGPITIEAINICPYKTALLMALKGEAYQHYIRQKKPLYLPGWLERLEGDA, from the coding sequence ATGATCACACCAGTATTTGAACGCATCGCAGCCTACACCCTGCAGTTTGAAGGTGGCTATACCTTCGATCCTGCTGATCCCGGCGGCGAGACAAAATACGGCATCAGTAAAAGATCCTATCCAGATTTGGATATCAAAAACCTGACGATTGAAGATGCCGTACGTATCTACTACCGCGACTACTACCACCTGCCGCGCATAAACCGCATTGCAGATCAAAGCAGTGCCCACGACTTGGCGGCTAAAACATTTGACCTCGCCGTCAATACCGGCCAACGCCGTGCCATCAAGCTTCTGCAACGCGCCATCAACCAGGTGTGCGGTGGCGACGTCAAAGCAGTCCGCCGCAACAAGTGGCGGCAGGCCATGGCGCGCCTTTTCCAGCGCGGACCGCTCGCAGTTGACGGCATCATCGGCCCGATCACCATTGAAGCCATCAACATCTGCCCCTACAAAACAGCCCTGCTCATGGCGCTCAAGGGCGAAGCCTATCAGCACTACATCCGCCAGAAAAAGCCGCTCTATTTGCCCGGCTGGCTCGAACGATTGGAAGGTGACGCATGA
- the nrdD gene encoding anaerobic ribonucleoside-triphosphate reductase, with product MPKCPEKTEVYSRVVGFFRPVQQWNKGKQEEFAERKEYQVKESGEK from the coding sequence ATGCCTAAATGCCCAGAAAAAACAGAAGTCTATTCCCGCGTCGTCGGCTTCTTTCGGCCCGTCCAGCAATGGAATAAAGGCAAGCAAGAAGAGTTCGCCGAGCGCAAGGAATACCAGGTCAAAGAATCAGGAGAGAAGTAA
- a CDS encoding DNA-binding protein, with protein MTKEQATEKLNTLLDLEGLPIRATYQPAEVRRLLNIRSEKTFRRMLNEHEIDQETGKPVLPFTLDSVTLRNERRVPYPDLVDWLCRNRTYERINAPNPNQMEMF; from the coding sequence ATGACCAAAGAACAGGCCACCGAAAAATTGAATACGCTGCTGGACCTGGAAGGGTTGCCGATCCGCGCAACCTACCAGCCTGCAGAGGTGCGCCGCCTGCTCAATATCCGGTCTGAAAAAACCTTCCGTCGTATGCTCAATGAGCACGAGATCGACCAAGAGACAGGAAAGCCCGTTTTGCCATTTACGCTGGACAGTGTCACCCTGCGCAATGAAAGGCGCGTCCCTTATCCTGATCTGGTAGACTGGTTGTGCCGCAACCGTACTTATGAGCGGATCAATGCGCCAAATCCTAATCAGATGGAGATGTTTTGA
- a CDS encoding helix-turn-helix transcriptional regulator, with product MKDDTKKQGLLEFSQRLKYLRQECLGLSQRQLAKELNLKHQQAFQVWEAGKSEPGLLSVGHLVTTYGVNVNWLITGQGKPFIGEDDSVDLPVKQGVAKITILIEQEGSHAPKIQILQASADHPD from the coding sequence ATGAAAGATGACACGAAAAAACAAGGACTTCTTGAATTTTCTCAACGCCTTAAATATCTGCGTCAAGAATGTCTCGGCTTGTCACAACGGCAGCTAGCAAAAGAGTTAAATTTGAAGCATCAGCAGGCTTTTCAGGTTTGGGAAGCTGGAAAATCGGAGCCGGGCCTTTTAAGTGTCGGGCATCTGGTGACTACCTATGGCGTCAACGTCAATTGGCTGATTACCGGCCAAGGAAAGCCATTTATTGGAGAGGATGACTCTGTTGATCTTCCTGTAAAACAGGGGGTCGCTAAGATCACAATCCTAATAGAACAGGAAGGTAGCCATGCTCCGAAAATTCAAATTCTACAGGCGTCTGCGGATCATCCGGACTGA
- a CDS encoding phage protein GemA/Gp16 family protein, translated as MPQDPMLQKIHIAKKDLALDDDTYRDAILMISNGRTDSSKHLLKREKDDLLKHFESLGWQPKRPKRKPNNMDKKTSGGRRLAKIGAMLAAGKKPWSYADAMAKHMYDVDSVRFLHSRPADLRGIISALQKEGEKKGWDLK; from the coding sequence ATGCCACAAGATCCCATGCTGCAGAAGATCCACATCGCCAAAAAAGACCTGGCTCTCGATGACGACACCTACCGTGACGCCATCCTCATGATCAGCAATGGCCGCACTGACAGTAGTAAACACCTGCTTAAGCGCGAAAAAGACGATTTGCTCAAACACTTTGAATCACTCGGCTGGCAGCCAAAGCGGCCAAAACGCAAGCCAAACAACATGGACAAAAAGACCAGCGGTGGACGCAGGCTCGCCAAAATCGGGGCTATGCTCGCCGCCGGTAAAAAGCCCTGGAGCTACGCCGACGCCATGGCAAAGCATATGTACGACGTTGATTCCGTGCGGTTTTTGCACAGCAGACCAGCTGATCTGCGCGGCATCATCAGCGCCTTGCAAAAAGAAGGCGAGAAGAAAGGTTGGGATCTGAAATGA
- a CDS encoding TraR/DksA C4-type zinc finger protein, with protein MDDIDRAQRINEQLQADALFAHQRKTQAATESRTHCIDCEEPIPAARRKAIPGCKRCRDCQEIYEHWRPL; from the coding sequence ATGGATGACATCGACCGCGCCCAGCGCATCAACGAGCAACTGCAGGCCGATGCCCTGTTCGCGCATCAACGCAAGACCCAGGCAGCAACCGAAAGCCGCACCCACTGCATTGATTGTGAAGAGCCTATCCCGGCAGCACGACGCAAAGCCATCCCCGGTTGCAAACGTTGCCGGGACTGTCAGGAAATTTACGAACACTGGAGACCATTGTGA
- a CDS encoding DUF3486 family protein, with translation MAERKKKQQSSIDRLPDDIREQLQELLRDPRVTQLQATEKINAVLEADGHEGRISKSAVNRYDLQMREVGQRLQQSREVAEMWIAKLGAAPQGKIGNLVNEILRSLSFDLSLTAADMKLDAENMPAVAGMLKDLALTTMRLEKAANLNVEREKEIRQQALAEAAKAVGDEASAQGMTAEQADFWRRKVLGVN, from the coding sequence ATGGCTGAGCGCAAGAAAAAACAGCAATCCAGCATCGACCGGTTGCCCGACGATATCCGCGAGCAGCTGCAGGAACTGCTGCGCGATCCACGCGTCACTCAGCTGCAGGCCACGGAGAAGATCAACGCTGTCCTGGAAGCCGATGGCCACGAAGGTCGGATCAGCAAGAGCGCCGTCAATCGCTACGATCTGCAAATGCGCGAGGTCGGCCAACGCCTCCAGCAATCACGCGAGGTCGCTGAAATGTGGATCGCCAAACTCGGCGCAGCGCCCCAGGGCAAAATCGGCAACTTGGTCAACGAGATCCTACGGTCGCTGAGCTTTGACCTGTCTCTGACGGCAGCAGACATGAAACTCGACGCCGAGAACATGCCAGCCGTCGCCGGAATGCTCAAAGACCTGGCATTGACTACCATGCGGCTGGAGAAAGCCGCGAACTTGAATGTGGAGCGGGAAAAAGAAATTCGTCAGCAAGCATTGGCCGAAGCAGCCAAAGCTGTTGGCGACGAAGCCAGCGCCCAGGGCATGACAGCAGAACAAGCCGACTTCTGGCGGCGCAAAGTATTGGGAGTGAACTAA
- a CDS encoding host-nuclease inhibitor Gam family protein: MSTLATIEHNTKTFADKRQNLNALVQRLQDDLECVKRHHLPAIKAAAEDVAESQAVLHSTIKDSKDAFKSPKTMIISGVRVGYKKEKGKIVFDDEATVIKLIRKNHPELADTLIKESESVLKTPLAQLSAAELKKLGVEVTADTDQVLIKPVDNDIDKLVTALLEEGEQILKDAV; encoded by the coding sequence ATGAGCACCTTAGCCACCATCGAACACAATACCAAAACCTTCGCCGACAAACGGCAGAACCTCAATGCCCTGGTGCAACGTCTGCAAGATGACCTTGAATGCGTCAAACGACACCACTTGCCAGCCATCAAAGCCGCCGCAGAAGACGTCGCCGAGAGTCAGGCCGTGCTGCACTCCACCATCAAAGACAGCAAAGACGCATTTAAAAGCCCTAAAACCATGATCATTTCAGGCGTGCGCGTCGGCTACAAAAAAGAAAAAGGCAAGATCGTATTCGACGACGAAGCCACCGTCATCAAGCTCATCCGCAAAAACCACCCGGAGCTGGCCGACACCCTGATCAAAGAATCAGAATCCGTGCTCAAAACACCGCTGGCCCAACTCAGCGCCGCAGAACTGAAAAAACTCGGTGTCGAAGTCACCGCCGACACCGATCAGGTGCTGATCAAGCCCGTGGATAACGACATTGACAAGCTCGTCACCGCGCTGCTTGAAGAAGGCGAGCAGATCCTCAAAGACGCTGTTTAA